GTCGTGGCATAAACGAAAATGGCGCCCGATTCCGAAAAGATCTTCGGCAGTTCGGCGCGCAATTCCTCGCGCAATTTGTAATCGAGATTGGCCAGCGGCTCGTCGAGCAGCACCAGCCCGGCCTTCTTGACGATGGCGCGTGCCAGCGCGGTGCGCTGCTGCTGTCCGCCCGACAGGTTGAGCGGTGTGCGCTGCAGGTAGGGCCCGAGCCGCAACAACTCGGCGGCACGGTCGACTTCGCGCTCGATCGTTGCCTTGTCGGCGCCGGAAATCCTGAGCGGCGAGGCGATGTTCTCATACACCGTCATGGCCGGGTAATTGATGAATTGCTGGTAGACCATCGCGACATTGCGCTTTTGCACAGCCAGGCCGGTCACATCCTGGCCATCGCTCAAAACCCGTCCGCGCGTCGGACGGTCGAGGCCCGCCATGATCCGCATCAGGCTGGTCTTGCCCGACAAGGTCGGTCCCAAGAGCACGTTCAGCGTACCGCTATCGAGCCGCAGCGACACATCGGTGACGTGTGCTTCCCCGTTGGAAACCTTGGAGACTTTGTCCAATTCCAGCATATAGAAGAAGCCCTCCCAAGCCTTGCCTCCCAGGTGCGGATCGGTCGCGCCATCAAGGTCGCTACCGGTGCTCGCCGCAGGTGAGCTTACTCCCTGCACTCCCTATTTGATTGAGGATAAAAGGAACCTTAACCGAATGTCAAACGAAAATAAGTGAAACCTGAGCCGGCTTTGAACAACGCCGGATCTGTTGGCTT
This DNA window, taken from Hoeflea algicola, encodes the following:
- a CDS encoding ABC transporter ATP-binding protein encodes the protein MLELDKVSKVSNGEAHVTDVSLRLDSGTLNVLLGPTLSGKTSLMRIMAGLDRPTRGRVLSDGQDVTGLAVQKRNVAMVYQQFINYPAMTVYENIASPLRISGADKATIEREVDRAAELLRLGPYLQRTPLNLSGGQQQRTALARAIVKKAGLVLLDEPLANLDYKLREELRAELPKIFSESGAIFVYATTEPSEALLLGGNTATLSEGRITQVGSTVEVFRNPVDMVTAQTFSDPPMNLLPMEKRQGKFVKPGVRDIPVPAALSHLADGPCTLGFRPHNLSLTAEAGTTPLSAEVRVTEITGSESYIHLIHEGRRWVMLVKGIHDIEAGTMLEMHLDTRYLLVFDRDGRTVRAQPSGA